Proteins encoded in a region of the Poecilia reticulata strain Guanapo linkage group LG14, Guppy_female_1.0+MT, whole genome shotgun sequence genome:
- the cd248b gene encoding endosialin: MLNIKRSSSSCSSMTLLYIVWLLTVCVAPGSQGQRMKEPDGEQQVAEAQLGEKDAICNQEGCYAVFLQKKAFREARQACLDQGGTLVTMYTPEAAGVVHNLLSATVVHGSRARLRLWIGLHRPPRQCSATKPLRGFIWVTGNQEAQFSNWIRKEMPNTCAVPRCVAMTAHTSDGAGESGENFRWAEGPCVMKLDGFICQYTYSMMCSPLKDEGGGPAVYETPFHFKSTQLTHVPYGSVVDMPCPTDSSNPDAPSRESALCIERDDGTVGWSTDAPLCSSGAXRQTQDWCSGEHECEQHCQNRDEDYYCYCSEGYILDEDGYSCKLXPLSQTDPPELSDSAFATDKTPVNRICVDMGCEYDCSITSRSVRCTCPPGYQIGPDGHKCLDVDECQQQPCPQLCVNTPGTFHCTCYPGYQPDNTDECVDIDECLDEGTCEGTCQNTEGSFNCLCNPGFTSNSEGECIDLDECAEYLPCNQECINFVGGYQCSCNPGFELKKDGLTCQPSTYDGEYSTLNPDPSIYDDQDTPWSTLDPYFKADVNFNVNWLTDTPQGLTPDMAHQSDNHLNQWDHLSPRQYQTVPSPTQKMRSGNNIEDDAHTGSGXSNDRKVIETAKKPTSGTEEAETPKIDSAGETNSTAAVKDGSDDXKRKHDKSWLLVALLVPLCVFLVVMLALGIVYCTSCAVDKSLSFADCYRWVLPATPPERRESKTHA, from the exons ATGCTAAATATCAAAAGGAGTAgtagcagctgcagcagcatgacTCTCCTGTACATCGTCTGGCTGCTGACAGTTTGTGTGGCTCCTGGGAGCCAGGGCCAGAGAATGAAGGAGCCTGATGGGGAGCAACAAGTAGCTGAAGCCCAGCTGGGCGAGAAGGACGCCATCTGCAACCAGGAGGGATGTTATGCTGTCTTCTTGCAGAAGAAGGCCTTCAGGGAAGCCAGGCAGGCCTGCCTGGATCAAGGTGGGACCCTGGTGACGATGTACACTCCTGAAGCGGCGGGTGTGGTCCACAACCTGCTGTCAGCAACTGTTGTGCATGGATCCAGGGCCAGGCTTCGTCTCTGGATCGGGCTGCACCGACCTCCACGCCAGTGTTCAGCCACAAAACCACTCAGAGGATTCATCTGGGTCACAG GAAATCAGGAAGCTCAGTTCTCCAACTGGATCCGTAAAGAAATGCCCAACACTTGTGCAGTACCTCGCTGTGTGGCCATGACTGCGCATACGTCTGACGGCGCAGGAGAGAGCGGCGAGAATTTCCGTTGGGCTGAAGGTCCCTGTGTCATGAAACTGGATGGATTTATTTGCCAGTACACCTACAGCATGATGTGTTCACCCCTGAAGGATGAGGGTGGAGGTCCCGCTGTCTATGAAACCCcatttcatttcaaaagtaCCCAGTTGACCCATGTGCCTTATGGGTCTGTAGTTGACATGCCATGTCCYACAGACAGCTCAAATCCAGATGCACCTTCCAGGGAATCAGCGCTGTGTATCGAAAGAGATGATGGCACAGTGGGTTGGTCTACAGATGCCCCTCTTTGCTCTTCCGGTGCACYCAGACAAACTCAGGACTGGTGTAGCGGTGAGCATGAATGTGAGCAGCACTGCCAGAACAGGGATGAGGATTATTACTGTTACTGCTCTGAGGGCTACATTTTAGATGAAGATGGCTACAGCTGCAAACTGGAMCCTCTGAGCCAAACTGACCCTCCAGAGCTATCAGATTCTGCTTTTGCCACAGACAAGACCCCAGTCAATCGGATCTGTGTGGATATGGGTTGCGAATATGACTGCTCAATAACATCTCGGAGCGTTCGCTGCACCTGCCCCCCAGGTTACCAAATAGGTCCAGATGGACACAAGTGTTTGGATGTGGATGAATGCCAACAGCAGCCATGTCCGCAACTCTGTGTCAACACTCCAGGCACATTTCACTGCACCTGTTACCCAGGGTACCAGCCAGACAATACAGACGAATGTGTGGACATAGACGAGTGCCTGGATGAAGGCACCTGTGAAGGAACTTGTCAGAACACTGAGGGTTCCTTCAACTGTCTGTGTAACCCTGGCTTTACATCGAACAGTGAAGGAGAATGTATAGATTTGGATGAGTGCGCGGAGTACTTACCTTGCAACCAGGAGTGTATTAACTTTGTTGGAGGGTACCAGTGTAGCTGTAATCCTGGCTTTGAACTGAAGAAAGACGGACTCACCTGCCAACCCTCAACTTATGACGGAGAATATTCCACTCTGAACCCTGACCCCAGTATTTACGATGATCAGGATACTCCCTGGTCCACTCTTGATCCCTATTTCAAAGCTGATGTCAACTTTAATGTCAACTGGCTGACAGATACCCCTCAGGGACTCACCCCTGACATGGCTCATCAGTCAGACAACCACCTAAACCAATGGGATCACTTATCACCAAGGCAATACCAGACAGTCCCATCCCCAACCCAGAAGATGAGATCAGGCAACAACATTGAAGATGATGCTCACACAGGAAGTGGCCWCTCCAATGATCGGAAAGTAATTGAAACTGCAAAGAAGCCCACTAGTGGGACTGAGGAGGCTGAGACACCTAAGATAGACAGTGCAGGTGAAACCAACAGTACAGCAGCGGTTAAAGACGGATCTGATGATGYRAAACGTAAGCACGACAAGAGCTGGTTACTGGTGGCTCTTCTCGTCCCTCTGTGCGTGTTCCTGGTAGTGATGTTGGCTCTGGGAATCGTCTACTGTACCAGCTGTGCAGTAGACAAGAGCCTCAGCTTTGCAGACTGCTATCGCTGGGTGCTCCCTGCAACACCCCCAGAGAGGAGGGAAAGCAAAACCCATGCTTGA